The genomic stretch TCATCTACTCCGTCGGTGAGTTGCATCTCTgtggaaggagaaggagaaggagaaggagctgCGAAGGAAGGCAgagaagggtttagggttgaaaTACGGAAGCGGCTTAGGAGCGACACTTGATATGGGCCATTGGatagataagaagaggaagcgaTGACCGTTGGTTTGTTTTGCCAGGCCCCTCAAACCGCGGTTTTCGGACTGTTACAAACTCGGACCCGGTTTATGGCACAATGTCACTTGGTGCATAACTCGATGAGTCGGTGCAACttcgatttgatttttttttaaaaaaatatttaaaaatattaaatctaaATAAGTAATAACTCAATttcgaaataaataaaaaaaattgaaacgtAGAGGAATTCCCCCaaaaaattagattaaattatgaGGTAATATTTTGCCTCTGTTTGATTGGTAATTAGGAACAATAATTAATTTCTAACCGGATGGATCCGAACGAATGATGAACTTCGCGAGGGATGTGGTCGATTCGAGCAAAATAAATTAGAATAAATCCCACGGACGGACGTCTTCCACCCGCCACCTGATGATGTGCTGCTCCTTCCTTTTGATGAAATTTCTCATCCCTTCTTTTCTCCTATTCGCGTTCAATCCAAGACTAACAGCTGAGATCGATCCGCGTGCCCTTTTCGACCTCGGAATTGGACGGTAGCATGGTAAATTTGAGATAGTTTTGATTGAATGGAATTTTTCTACCCTTTTTCGGTGTGGTCGCATTTATTCCATCGAGACCTTGATTGGAATATGCTTCGATTCCTTTGCTCGTTGACGACCTCAATCTTGCGCCATTATTGACGGCGTCGCAGTTGGGGCATTTGGATCCTGTAATTGtatctctccttctccttctttgaaaagtttttttccCCCTGTATTAGACTTTTATAAAGATCGAATTTTTCCTGCGATCTTGTGGAGTTTCTCCATTATTAGTCCTTTCGTCTCGCTTCCGTCTCGGTTCCCGGTACGTATCCTCGAGTTCCGGCAATACTTGAGATTCCCAAGCGGTCGAGATTAATTGAAGGTCTGATATTCCGGATTTTGAGGGTTTGTTTCTTGACGTCTCTTCAAGTCTCGGCGGTAGGCCAAATCTTTCATTAGCGCCAAAGAAGGAGTCTTTGGAAACGATGAATGCTGTCGGGAAGCTCGGCAGTTACATCTCTCAGGGTGTTTACACCGTCTCCGGCACCTTTCATCCGTTCGGAGGAGCGATTGACATCATCGTGGTCCAGCAGGAAGATGGGAGCTTCAAGTCCTCCCCGTGGTACGTTCGGTTTGGGAAATTCCAAGGTGTGCTTAAGACGAAGCAAAATGTTGTCAGAATATCCGTCAATGATGTTGAAGCTGGGTTCACTATGTTCTTGGATGGCAAAGGGGAGGCCTTCTTTCTCAGGGACGCTGAAGCTGGAGAGGCAGAACTTGCCTCGTCACCGCCAACTTCGGGGGATGAAATAGAAGGGATGGCAAAGAATGGACCATATGAAAACATTCATAGCTTTGAAGTTGATGGTGGACGTGATGGAATTGCTAATATTTCAAGTCAGATGAGTTCAAGGAAATCTACATTTTTTGGCTTCATGTTTGGGCGGAAATCAATCAAGGAGAATGACAAGAGTGGGGATATGGGGAGAGTGAGTTCATTGGAGCGTGCTGAAATAGCAGCTGATCTCTTGGAAATGAAGTGGTCTACTAGTATGATATCTAATAACCTGAAAGTGAATAACGCCCAGGTAAACATACTCAATAACGATGATATGAATGTTTATGTTGCTGATGAAGATCATCACGTTACACTTTTGCCAAAAGACCATTTTTGTGATGAAAATCTTAATTCTCATAGTGAGAAAATGGATGATAGTTTAGGGACACAAATGCCAAGTAGATATTATTCGGAAATAAAAAAAGATGACGACCCGTCATGTCTAGGTGTCAAAGAGGAGATAAAAAATGCATGCACAGAAGAAAACTATGGTGAACAGAACTCTGAAATTGTCCTTAGGAATAAGAACCTTATTGGTGTTCAAATTTGTGACTTAGGTAATGCTGAAGCTGAAGTAGACCATACCCTTATGAAAACCAGGTTgattgagaactttgatgaaacaGTCTCTCATGAAAATGTTCAATTATGTACCATGGAGGTGGCAGATTCATCACATAGGAATGAATCAATCTCAGAAGTAGTAGAGGTGCAATCAATTGACACTGACGCCAAAAATCCTGGTTCAGCTTCATTTCACGATGATACATCTCAATCTCATCCTGGAAGTGGCATGGATGTGCTGTCAGGTATACCTTCATTTGAAAACAGGAAAATCAACAATGCTTCCTTCATCTATTGTGAGACTAGAGATACTGCAAATATTAAGTTAAATACTTCAGATGAAAATTGTCCTGAGCATATGACCCTCCTCTTTGGTGGGATTGAGCCTAGCAACAGTGGACCTCTTTCTGATGTAAGTAGTGTGTCTCCTGTAACTTCACCATCCAAATCAGCTGCATCATCAGTTATAGGAGTTTCAAATGTTTGCCTTGAGCATAATTTGGAAGCATCCAACTCCAAAACCAGCAATTCTCTCGTGTCTGAGAAATCTCAACATGGGTCCTACATAAATGATCCAATGGAGATTTTGTATGAGAATGCCTTATACACTGAATCAGATCACATTCTGAAATCTGAACGAATTTTACATGCTCTTCCTTGTAACCCTGACGGTGCCATTGTTGTTGAACCTCTTCATGAAAAAGAAACAGTTcagaaatttaattttgttgggTGTTCCACTGATTTGAGGGAACAAAAAGCTTCTGGAAACCTATCTTTTTCTAATTCCATTTGTAGTGATACGTGTGATTCTGCTGATGTTGCAGAATCACATAATGTTTCTGTACATCCCAGTTCCTGCAATTCAATTAATGTATATCAAAACACGGAAACAGTTGATGCATTTGTTAATATGACTTGGTCTTTTTCTCTGGAGGGGGCAAATATTGATGGGGATACTAGCAGCATGCCTATAGAAGCAACTCAATACAATATTCAATATTCTAAGAGCTCGGACGATGTCCAATTTCCATTTAGTGGCGGTGAAAATTTTAGCACTGAAGAAATTGGCACCAAGCTATTAAACATTGAGAAAGTTGCTATAACCAACACACCAACAGATACAGGAGAATCAAGTGAGGGAGAGCAAGATTTGCTGATCAAGAAACATAAACTGCCCCCAAGTGGAAGTTCATATCACACCCTATCTCCTTCTAGTCCAATAATTATTCCAGGCTGCAATCCATGTCATGGAGAAACTAGCCTATCATCAACATCTTTGCCCATCATTCGTAGCCATATTAAAGAGCTTGAAAGATATTATGTTCATCAATCACTGAGTTGGTCACCAAATTCAGTGGCTGTCAAGCATGAGCTGGATGCACATATAATCGAAGATTATAGTTCTTTGGAGTTGAAGGCAGAGCCTCAGAGAGAATGTATAAATAGAGAGAAATCAACTGGTACTGATCCTGCTATTTCTGCAAAGAATGAGGAACAGGAAGGTGCTATGTCAATTGCTTGGTTTATCAATACTTTTTTCCTTTTACAAAATCCATATCTTAAATTTATACTATATTTGAAATTCTAACTACGTCTGATTTGCAAAACTTAAAATACGTGTAATAGGTCTGTCATGATACAGCatgttttcttttttccttaaaaaaaggACCAGAGTTAGATGACCTTAAAACATACATATTTTCTTGACTTGAAGAATTGTTCATCTAAGTGCATGCTATTTCATCTCATCATTTCAAATATTTATTTGTGCACAGTACTAGAAGCAAATATATGATTAGTTATATGGTAAATTATCTGAATGATAGCGTAACATGTTTTTTGTAGGGTTATCACTCCATAAGAATGTCTTGTTTGAAGGTACAGGAACTCATGCAGCTCAACAAGTATCTGATGCTGAAAAGGTGTAGTGAAATTTTGTGTCTTTGATCCTGCATATGTGAAGAACGAAAGGCTTGTTGTTAGTAAATACTTTCCATTCAATAAATCTATACCTATTACATTGGTTATGATTTGTTTTGGCCAGGGAAAATTGTCTGATCCTCTTGGTATGACACCAGTGGATGAATCTGTGAAAAAATATGGAACTTCAAGAAGCCTTGCAGCATCTCGAAGCAGTTGGAACCTATGGCCTTTCTTTAATAGGTCCAAGACCATAAGCAATTCCAAATCAACCCCTGAAGGAAAGATGGAGATGGCTGATGATCTGGCTTTCAGAAGCACAGGAAACATGACTCTGGAAAGTAGCGCTCCGAAAGAGAAGGGATCAAAGAAGCTTCAGTCATTAACTCCGACGACTGAAGAACTCGCTTCCTTGAATCTTAAGGAAGGAAAAAATgtggttaaatttaatttttctactcCAATGCTTGGACTGCAGCAGGTTTTACCATCATTGTTTTTTATTGCTGTGCATACAACTTGTTGTCCGTCTTCTCATTCATTGAGAAGATACTTAATTCTTTCACATTCAGTAGGTTGATGCAAGGATTTACCTTTGGAAATGGAATACACAGATTGTTATCTCAGATGTAGACGGAACTATTACCAAGTAATAATTATTTGAGCTCTTACTAAAAATGCTTCTgtgttgttttcctttgtagcaGTTAATCTGTTTTTCAGATGTCTGCTGTAAGATAGCATCCATCCTTGTAGAAGGAACTGGTTTGGGCTGAAATTTTGCACATAAACTCTGCTAAATGCCTGCATTTTTCTCATTGGCATTGCTTTGTTTCTAGGCTCCATCTCTTTGATGTTAACTAACTTGACTGATATTACTAGAATAAAGCATCACTtgctttttttatttttgtttttgacTTTCTATTCCATGTGCTATAATCCCCCGAATAATGCCTTCCACGCATgcggttttattttagtttaagtATACTTGGTTATTATGAGCCACATGACAATTGTGCTAAGCATTGCAAACATCTAGTTACTAGCGTGTTTAGGCCCATATAATGGACCCGAGCTCTTGCACTCCCCCATTTTGCGATAGAGTGGTGTCCATGTGCACTCCAACACGTTCATGATTACCAAATTCAATCCAAGTATATTGCATCCAACGTATCAGTCTTACTGATAGGTCAGGCACAGTCAAAAATAACACATTATAAACTGCTATATGGTGCATCATTATCCTAATGGGCTAAGGCTCTGTCTGCAATATATCATCACATCCTAGACTATGTGAGAATCCTTGACTATTTTGCCTCACATCCAGAACTAGTTGAACGGATAGTAGAATCTCCATGACCACAGACAAAAGGCAGTGCACTCATGCTTTTTCATTGTCACTTTAGTCCTGAAACAAATGGCAGCACACACAAAGTTCATTCTAAATTGCAcaatatttcatatttagttaagGCAGAATTGTTGTTGAAACATTAAACACTATTTTTCTAATTCTTTAAATGTTATAATCATTATTTTCTATCTCTCTAAATGTTATAGTCAAAATTCTTGGGTATGTAGCTCAACAACTTTTGTatgatttttctttgttgtttCGCAGATCAGATGTTCTTGGACAGTTTATGCCTTTGATGGGTGTAGATTGGTCCCAGACTGGTGTCACTCATTT from Zingiber officinale cultivar Zhangliang chromosome 5B, Zo_v1.1, whole genome shotgun sequence encodes the following:
- the LOC121985586 gene encoding phosphatidate phosphatase PAH2-like isoform X2, with the protein product MNAVGKLGSYISQGVYTVSGTFHPFGGAIDIIVVQQEDGSFKSSPWYVRFGKFQGVLKTKQNVVRISVNDVEAGFTMFLDGKGEAFFLRDAEAGEAELASSPPTSGDEIEGMAKNGPYENIHSFEVDGGRDGIANISSQMSSRKSTFFGFMFGRKSIKENDKSGDMGRVSSLERAEIAADLLEMKWSTSMISNNLKVNNAQVNILNNDDMNVYVADEDHHVTLLPKDHFCDENLNSHSEKMDDSLGTQMPSRYYSEIKKDDDPSCLGVKEEIKNACTEENYGEQNSEIVLRNKNLIGVQICDLGNAEAEVDHTLMKTRLIENFDETVSHENVQLCTMEVADSSHRNESISEVVEVQSIDTDAKNPGSASFHDDTSQSHPGSGMDVLSGIPSFENRKINNASFIYCETRDTANIKLNTSDENCPEHMTLLFGGIEPSNSGPLSDVSSVSPVTSPSKSAASSVIGVSNVCLEHNLEASNSKTSNSLVSEKSQHGSYINDPMEILYENALYTESDHILKSERILHALPCNPDGAIVVEPLHEKETVQKFNFVGCSTDLREQKASGNLSFSNSICSDTCDSADVAESHNVSVHPSSCNSINVYQNTETVDAFVNMTWSFSLEGANIDGDTSSMPIEATQYNIQYSKSSDDVQFPFSGGENFSTEEIGTKLLNIEKVAITNTPTDTGESSEGEQDLLIKKHKLPPSGSSYHTLSPSSPIIIPGCNPCHGETSLSSTSLPIIRSHIKELERYYVHQSLSWSPNSVAVKHELDAHIIEDYSSLELKAEPQRECINREKSTGTDPAISAKNEEQEGLSLHKNVLFEGTGTHAAQQVSDAEKGKLSDPLGMTPVDESVKKYGTSRSLAASRSSWNLWPFFNRSKTISNSKSTPEGKMEMADDLAFRSTGNMTLESSAPKEKGSKKLQSLTPTTEELASLNLKEGKNVVKFNFSTPMLGLQQ
- the LOC121985586 gene encoding phosphatidate phosphatase PAH2-like isoform X1, encoding MNAVGKLGSYISQGVYTVSGTFHPFGGAIDIIVVQQEDGSFKSSPWYVRFGKFQGVLKTKQNVVRISVNDVEAGFTMFLDGKGEAFFLRDAEAGEAELASSPPTSGDEIEGMAKNGPYENIHSFEVDGGRDGIANISSQMSSRKSTFFGFMFGRKSIKENDKSGDMGRVSSLERAEIAADLLEMKWSTSMISNNLKVNNAQVNILNNDDMNVYVADEDHHVTLLPKDHFCDENLNSHSEKMDDSLGTQMPSRYYSEIKKDDDPSCLGVKEEIKNACTEENYGEQNSEIVLRNKNLIGVQICDLGNAEAEVDHTLMKTRLIENFDETVSHENVQLCTMEVADSSHRNESISEVVEVQSIDTDAKNPGSASFHDDTSQSHPGSGMDVLSGIPSFENRKINNASFIYCETRDTANIKLNTSDENCPEHMTLLFGGIEPSNSGPLSDVSSVSPVTSPSKSAASSVIGVSNVCLEHNLEASNSKTSNSLVSEKSQHGSYINDPMEILYENALYTESDHILKSERILHALPCNPDGAIVVEPLHEKETVQKFNFVGCSTDLREQKASGNLSFSNSICSDTCDSADVAESHNVSVHPSSCNSINVYQNTETVDAFVNMTWSFSLEGANIDGDTSSMPIEATQYNIQYSKSSDDVQFPFSGGENFSTEEIGTKLLNIEKVAITNTPTDTGESSEGEQDLLIKKHKLPPSGSSYHTLSPSSPIIIPGCNPCHGETSLSSTSLPIIRSHIKELERYYVHQSLSWSPNSVAVKHELDAHIIEDYSSLELKAEPQRECINREKSTGTDPAISAKNEEQEGLSLHKNVLFEGTGTHAAQQVSDAEKGKLSDPLGMTPVDESVKKYGTSRSLAASRSSWNLWPFFNRSKTISNSKSTPEGKMEMADDLAFRSTGNMTLESSAPKEKGSKKLQSLTPTTEELASLNLKEGKNVVKFNFSTPMLGLQQVDARIYLWKWNTQIVISDVDGTITKSDVLGQFMPLMGVDWSQTGVTHLFSAIKENGYQLLFLSARAISQAHLTRQFLFNLKQDGKALPDGPVFLSPDGLFPSLYREVIRRAPHEFKISCLEVIKSLFPPHCSPFYAGFGNRDTDEISYLKVGVPPGKVFIINPKGQIAVNRVANTRSYASLHDLVNGVFPAVSSFEQEDYNSWNYWKLPLHEVDI